A single Deinococcus radiopugnans ATCC 19172 DNA region contains:
- a CDS encoding SDR family oxidoreductase: protein MNVLFIGGTGIISSACSERALAQGMELYLLNRGESSRPVPDGAKVLRGDIRDPESVRRALGDLEFDAVVDWVAFTPEHIETDLALFTGRTRQYVFISSASAYQKPLGHLPITESTPLHNPFWGYSRDKIACEERLTRAYREDGFPVTIVRPSHTYDRTLLPMDGGWTVVDRMRRGKPVIVHGDGTSLWTLTHHRDFAVGFVGLLGRPAVLGEAVQITGDEWLTWNQIFELVAGAAGVKPQLVHVPSETIAAFAPNWGAGLLGDKAHSVIFDNSKIKRLVPEFRATIPYARGVREVLAWYDADPARQVVDEGLDRLMDEIIAQVRALGPQR, encoded by the coding sequence GTGAACGTCCTGTTCATCGGCGGCACCGGCATCATCAGCTCGGCGTGTTCGGAACGGGCGCTGGCGCAGGGCATGGAGCTGTACCTGCTCAACCGGGGCGAGTCCTCCCGACCCGTGCCGGACGGCGCAAAAGTATTGCGAGGCGACATCCGCGATCCGGAGAGTGTCCGGCGGGCGCTGGGCGATCTCGAGTTCGACGCCGTGGTGGACTGGGTGGCCTTCACGCCCGAACACATCGAGACCGATCTGGCACTGTTCACCGGGCGCACCCGGCAGTACGTGTTCATCAGCTCGGCCTCGGCGTACCAGAAGCCGCTGGGGCACCTGCCCATCACCGAGTCCACCCCGCTGCACAACCCGTTCTGGGGGTACTCGCGCGACAAGATCGCCTGCGAGGAGCGGCTGACGCGCGCCTACCGCGAGGACGGCTTTCCGGTGACCATCGTGCGGCCCTCGCACACCTATGACCGCACCCTGCTGCCGATGGACGGCGGCTGGACGGTGGTAGACCGCATGCGCCGGGGCAAACCCGTGATCGTCCACGGCGACGGCACCTCGCTGTGGACGCTGACCCACCACCGCGACTTCGCCGTGGGGTTCGTGGGTCTGCTGGGCCGCCCGGCGGTGCTGGGCGAGGCGGTGCAGATCACCGGCGACGAGTGGCTGACCTGGAACCAGATTTTCGAGCTGGTGGCCGGGGCGGCGGGCGTCAAGCCGCAACTGGTGCATGTGCCGTCCGAGACCATCGCCGCCTTCGCTCCCAACTGGGGCGCGGGGCTGCTGGGCGACAAGGCCCACAGCGTCATTTTCGACAACAGCAAGATCAAGCGGCTGGTGCCGGAGTTCCGCGCCACCATCCCCTACGCACGCGGCGTGCGCGAGGTGCTGGCGTGGTACGACGCCGATCCGGCCCGGCAGGTGGTGGACGAGGGGTTAGACCGGCTGATGGACGAGATCATCGCGCAGGTTCGGGCGCTGGGGCCGCAGCGCTAG
- a CDS encoding DUF2270 domain-containing protein, which yields MPGAGGGAGAVLAPGLTEVSYSTNQANALIHLYRAEVGKMTAWRQRLDMTTNWSVVTSAGLASFALGDVGNSHATFLFAMFMNYFFLRLEARRFRTYEIAHHRVRIMERFFYPAMLGDKVDPGWHQLLLAELGKPRSPMSRNDALGWRLGRNYLWIYAAVLLAWFAKLDLEQPKGYVLTFPDAFSLADIGNFPGWLVFAIVGVFYLYLIWLAVRAARTYPLEEG from the coding sequence ATGCCGGGGGCAGGCGGCGGGGCCGGGGCGGTGCTGGCGCCCGGCCTGACGGAGGTCAGTTACAGCACCAACCAGGCCAACGCGCTGATCCACCTGTACCGCGCCGAGGTCGGCAAGATGACCGCGTGGCGGCAGCGCCTCGACATGACCACCAACTGGTCGGTGGTGACCAGCGCGGGCCTGGCCTCGTTCGCGCTGGGCGACGTGGGCAACAGCCACGCCACCTTCCTGTTCGCCATGTTCATGAACTACTTCTTCCTGCGGCTGGAGGCCCGGCGCTTCCGCACCTACGAGATCGCCCACCACCGCGTGCGGATCATGGAGCGCTTCTTTTACCCGGCCATGCTGGGCGACAAGGTGGACCCCGGCTGGCACCAGCTGCTTCTGGCCGAACTGGGCAAGCCGCGCAGCCCGATGAGCCGCAACGACGCGCTGGGCTGGCGGCTGGGACGCAACTACCTGTGGATCTACGCGGCGGTGCTGCTGGCGTGGTTTGCCAAGCTGGATCTGGAACAGCCCAAGGGCTACGTCCTGACCTTCCCAGACGCCTTCTCACTGGCCGACATCGGCAATTTTCCCGGCTGGCTGGTCTTTGCCATCGTCGGCGTGTTCTACCTCTACCTGATCTGGCTGGCAGTGCGCGCCGCCCGCACCTACCCGCTGGAGGAGGGCTGA
- a CDS encoding MBL fold metallo-hydrolase — protein MLQPTVHGHVRVWSLPTGPLQENAVLAAGTQNEGFLFDPGDDADRILALVRDSGVTVRGILLTHAHFDHIGAVQPVREALQVPVWLHPADLPLYRMGAASAGRWNLPFIQPDAPDHEIAQDQTFTAGDLTLTARELPGHAPGHVVFLAATDGGPGVVVAGDTLFQGGIGRTDLPGGDHAALLAGITRELLALPDATAVYPGHGGATTVGAERRSNPFLR, from the coding sequence ATGCTTCAACCGACTGTCCATGGTCACGTTCGCGTGTGGTCCCTGCCCACCGGCCCCCTGCAGGAAAACGCTGTCCTGGCGGCAGGCACGCAGAATGAGGGCTTCCTCTTCGATCCCGGCGACGACGCGGACCGGATTCTGGCGCTGGTGCGCGATTCAGGCGTGACGGTGCGCGGCATTCTGCTGACGCACGCGCATTTCGATCACATCGGGGCGGTGCAGCCCGTTCGCGAGGCGTTGCAGGTGCCGGTCTGGCTGCACCCCGCCGATCTGCCGCTGTACCGCATGGGCGCGGCGTCGGCGGGGCGCTGGAACCTGCCCTTCATCCAGCCTGACGCGCCGGACCACGAGATCGCGCAGGACCAGACCTTCACGGCGGGCGACCTGACCCTGACCGCCCGCGAATTGCCGGGCCACGCGCCGGGGCATGTGGTCTTCCTGGCCGCCACAGATGGCGGGCCGGGCGTGGTGGTGGCCGGGGACACGCTGTTTCAGGGCGGCATCGGGCGCACGGACCTGCCGGGGGGCGATCATGCCGCGTTGCTGGCAGGCATCACGCGGGAACTGCTGGCGCTGCCCGACGCCACCGCCGTCTACCCCGGTCACGGCGGGGCCACCACGGTCGGCGCGGAACGCCGCAGCAATCCCTTTCTGCGCTGA